The proteins below come from a single Isoptericola dokdonensis DS-3 genomic window:
- a CDS encoding choice-of-anchor I family protein yields the protein MSRRTRPLFALGAAAALTLPLALSASAASPAPFDPVEHLADDARITIDPIGTYSTGVFDESAQEIVAYHALTRRMFTVDAAAAQVRALDVRRPESPTELFAVQTTGVQAADGSVVPEGAVANSVAVRPDGLGVIAVESDVKTDLGWLVFFDAAGRGAALGAVRVGSLPDMVTITPDGRTAVVANEGEPADDFSVDPEGSVSVVDLPVLKRKASSLRQKDVATADFHAFEGANLPDGVRVFGPDVADASGSLEHRVSRNLEPEYVTVDSRSRTAYVTLQEANAIAVVDLKRAKVTDVWSLGAKDHSVVGQGIDPSDRDDVADVRTVPVKGLYMPDTISSYQVGRETYLVTANEGDAREWGDYVEPARVKDLGDDGLAPVCADSPAAALLDDADLGRLNVTTASGLRADGSCYEELYAMGGRSFSIWSTDGELVFDSGEQLEEVTAAALGDAFNTNHSETGFEGRSDDKGPEPEALTLGEVSGRTYAFVGLERASGVMIFDVTSPRRTEFVSYVSNRDYSVSVEDALDDGADVGETLAAAGDLGPEGITFVPWYASPTWQPMLAVANEVSGTTTLYDVERVTRR from the coding sequence TTGTCTCGCAGAACCCGTCCCCTGTTCGCGCTCGGCGCCGCCGCCGCGCTGACGCTGCCGCTGGCGCTGTCCGCCTCGGCGGCCTCTCCCGCGCCGTTCGACCCGGTCGAGCACCTCGCCGACGACGCCCGGATCACCATCGACCCGATCGGCACCTACTCGACCGGTGTGTTCGACGAGTCCGCGCAGGAGATCGTCGCCTACCACGCGCTCACGCGCCGCATGTTCACCGTCGACGCGGCCGCCGCGCAGGTCCGCGCCCTCGACGTGCGCCGCCCCGAGTCCCCCACCGAGCTGTTCGCCGTGCAGACCACGGGCGTGCAGGCCGCCGACGGGTCGGTCGTCCCCGAGGGCGCCGTCGCGAACTCCGTGGCGGTGCGGCCCGACGGTCTGGGCGTGATCGCCGTCGAGTCCGACGTCAAGACCGACCTGGGCTGGCTGGTGTTCTTCGACGCCGCCGGTCGCGGGGCCGCGCTCGGCGCCGTGCGCGTCGGCTCCCTGCCCGACATGGTGACGATCACGCCCGACGGCCGCACCGCCGTCGTCGCGAACGAGGGCGAGCCCGCCGACGACTTCAGCGTCGACCCCGAGGGCTCGGTGTCGGTCGTCGACCTGCCCGTCCTCAAGCGCAAGGCGTCGTCGCTGCGCCAGAAGGACGTCGCCACCGCCGACTTCCACGCGTTCGAGGGTGCGAACCTGCCCGACGGCGTGCGCGTCTTCGGGCCGGACGTCGCCGACGCCTCCGGGTCGCTGGAGCACCGCGTGTCGCGCAACCTCGAGCCGGAGTACGTGACCGTCGACTCCCGCTCCCGCACCGCCTACGTGACGCTGCAGGAGGCGAACGCGATCGCCGTCGTCGACCTCAAGCGGGCGAAGGTGACCGACGTCTGGTCGCTCGGCGCCAAGGACCACTCCGTCGTCGGGCAGGGCATCGACCCGTCGGACCGCGACGACGTCGCCGACGTCCGCACCGTACCCGTGAAGGGCCTGTACATGCCCGACACGATCTCGTCGTACCAGGTGGGTCGCGAGACGTACCTCGTCACCGCGAACGAGGGCGACGCCCGCGAGTGGGGCGACTACGTCGAGCCCGCCCGCGTCAAGGACCTCGGCGACGACGGCCTCGCGCCCGTCTGCGCGGACTCCCCCGCCGCCGCGCTGCTCGACGACGCCGACCTCGGCCGCCTCAACGTCACCACCGCGTCCGGGCTGCGTGCCGACGGCTCCTGCTACGAGGAGCTGTACGCGATGGGCGGCCGGTCGTTCTCCATCTGGAGCACGGACGGCGAGCTCGTCTTCGACTCCGGCGAGCAGCTCGAGGAGGTCACGGCCGCGGCGCTCGGCGACGCGTTCAACACCAACCACTCCGAGACCGGTTTCGAGGGGCGCAGCGACGACAAGGGCCCCGAGCCCGAGGCGCTCACCCTCGGCGAGGTGTCCGGGCGCACCTACGCGTTCGTCGGTCTGGAGCGTGCCAGCGGCGTCATGATCTTCGACGTCACGTCGCCGCGGCGCACCGAGTTCGTCTCGTACGTCTCGAACCGCGACTACTCGGTGTCCGTCGAGGACGCCCTCGACGACGGCGCCGACGTCGGCGAGACGCTGGCCGCCGCCGGTGACCTCGGCCCCGAGGGCATCACCTTCGTCCCCTGGTACGCCTCCCCGACCTGGCAGCCCATGCTCGCCGTCGCCAACGAGGTGTCCGGCACGACGACGCTGTACGACGTCGAGCGGGTCACCCGCCGCTGA
- a CDS encoding SGNH/GDSL hydrolase family protein, producing the protein MTGGPVVVALGDSITAGVGDVVAPDAPHGPGWAAHLATLCGAATFTNLASNGARARSVVAEQLDAALALDPDVVTLVAGGNDALRSDFSPVEVAGHLAVCVDVLRGRGATIVLATLPPIGLFELLPPRVRRVMRARVEAVNATVRVVARGLPVFAVGDALRAAGIGAWHVDRVHPSPLGHRHVAAAAYRRLARGGGGLDAATLVGRLPAAPAPPSAVARAAWLAVAGVPWAWRRGRDFLPGLVRAVVDDARGVPLDLPALSPALPAQATAEAFIPRS; encoded by the coding sequence GTGACGGGCGGGCCCGTCGTCGTCGCGCTCGGCGACTCCATCACCGCGGGCGTGGGGGACGTCGTCGCCCCGGACGCGCCGCACGGACCCGGCTGGGCGGCGCACCTCGCGACCCTCTGCGGCGCGGCGACGTTCACGAACCTGGCGAGCAACGGGGCGCGGGCGCGATCGGTCGTCGCGGAGCAGCTCGACGCGGCCCTGGCGCTCGACCCGGACGTCGTGACGCTCGTCGCGGGCGGCAACGACGCGCTGCGCAGCGACTTCTCCCCCGTCGAGGTCGCCGGGCACCTGGCGGTCTGTGTCGACGTGCTGCGCGGGCGCGGCGCGACGATCGTGCTGGCGACCCTGCCGCCCATCGGCCTGTTCGAGCTGTTGCCGCCGCGGGTGCGGCGGGTGATGCGGGCGCGGGTCGAGGCCGTGAACGCGACGGTCCGCGTGGTCGCCCGGGGCCTCCCGGTGTTCGCCGTCGGGGATGCCCTGCGCGCCGCGGGGATCGGGGCGTGGCACGTCGACCGGGTGCACCCGTCGCCGCTCGGGCACCGGCACGTCGCTGCGGCCGCGTACCGGCGGCTCGCCCGCGGCGGGGGCGGCCTCGACGCGGCGACGCTCGTCGGCCGCCTGCCCGCCGCGCCGGCGCCACCGTCGGCCGTCGCACGGGCCGCCTGGCTCGCCGTCGCGGGCGTCCCCTGGGCCTGGCGGCGGGGACGCGACTTCCTGCCGGGCCTGGTGCGGGCCGTCGTCGACGACGCCCGGGGCGTGCCGCTCGACCTGCCCGCCCTCAGCCCGGCGCTGCCCGCCCAGGCCACGGCGGAGGCGTTCATCCCCAGGTCATGA
- a CDS encoding glycosyltransferase, translating to MSVRIVHVANAYAPRSGGIRTAMHALAGEYRARGHEPVLVVPGPTARVRDADGVRVVEVAAPPVPGAPGYRMVVRPGAVRDLLDTLEPDRLEVSDRASLTGLGLWARDAGVPSLAFLHERLDGVLAAFWPGAGSGARPGPVGRRLAPAVADAWNAATLTRFDRLVATTQFAAGEVERLAGRRILPPLHRVPLGVDLDRFTPDRFDAGLRRRLAPHGEAVVLVVSRLSREKRVDLAVEAVGRLVADGVAVRLVVAGSGPQLRRLRARASARGVDARFLGFVPDRDDVAALLATADVVVAPGPVETFGLAALEALACGTPVVCSTTSALPEVVGAAGAAAAPEPAALELAVRVVLDRDARERRRTARERAELFGWAASAKAMLRLHGADVRAPAPARGAVVVRGAR from the coding sequence GTGAGCGTGCGGATCGTCCACGTCGCCAACGCGTACGCTCCGCGCTCGGGCGGCATCCGCACGGCCATGCACGCGCTCGCCGGCGAGTACCGGGCCCGCGGCCACGAACCGGTGCTCGTCGTGCCCGGCCCGACGGCGCGGGTGCGGGACGCCGACGGCGTCCGGGTGGTCGAGGTGGCCGCGCCACCCGTGCCCGGCGCCCCCGGCTACCGGATGGTGGTGCGGCCGGGCGCCGTGCGCGACCTGCTGGACACCCTGGAGCCGGACCGACTGGAGGTGTCGGACCGCGCCTCGCTCACCGGGCTCGGCCTGTGGGCGCGCGACGCCGGGGTGCCGTCGCTGGCGTTCCTGCACGAGCGGCTCGACGGCGTCCTCGCCGCGTTCTGGCCGGGTGCGGGTAGCGGGGCCCGGCCCGGGCCCGTCGGGCGGCGGCTCGCGCCCGCCGTCGCCGACGCGTGGAACGCCGCCACCCTCACCCGGTTCGACCGGCTGGTCGCCACCACCCAGTTCGCCGCGGGTGAGGTCGAACGGCTCGCGGGGCGCCGCATCCTGCCGCCGCTGCACCGGGTGCCGCTCGGTGTCGATCTGGACCGGTTCACGCCCGACCGGTTCGACGCCGGGCTGCGTCGCCGGCTCGCGCCGCACGGCGAGGCCGTGGTGCTGGTCGTGAGCAGGCTGTCCCGGGAGAAGCGCGTCGACCTCGCCGTCGAGGCCGTCGGGCGGCTCGTCGCGGACGGTGTCGCGGTGCGGCTCGTGGTCGCCGGCAGCGGGCCGCAGCTGCGCCGGCTGCGTGCCCGCGCGTCGGCCCGGGGCGTCGACGCCCGGTTCCTCGGGTTCGTGCCCGACCGCGACGACGTCGCCGCGCTGCTCGCCACCGCCGACGTGGTGGTCGCCCCCGGGCCCGTCGAGACGTTCGGGCTCGCCGCACTGGAGGCGCTGGCCTGCGGCACGCCCGTCGTGTGCAGCACGACCAGCGCGCTGCCCGAGGTCGTCGGCGCCGCCGGGGCCGCGGCCGCCCCCGAGCCCGCCGCGCTGGAGCTGGCCGTGCGCGTCGTGCTGGACCGTGACGCCCGCGAGCGCCGCCGCACGGCCCGGGAACGGGCCGAGCTGTTCGGCTGGGCGGCGTCCGCGAAGGCGATGCTGCGCCTGCACGGCGCGGACGTCCGCGCACCGGCGCCCGCGCGGGGTGCGGTGGTCGTGCGAGGCGCCCGGTGA
- a CDS encoding glycosyltransferase family 4 protein: MRVAIVAESFLPQVNGVTNSVLRVLEHLGTTGHEALVLAPDADDDVPPFVHGAPVVEVPAVGLPGYPDVRVVVGQRARIERTLAAFAPDVVHLASPFMLGYRGLQAAETLGVPTVAVYQTEVPGYAARYGMRHLEPLLWRRVRNLHDRATVNLAPSSSTIDHLRARGVPRLHHWGRGVDTVQFHPGARVEAWRARVGAGRPLLVGYVGRLAAEKQVEALRVLDDLPGVRLVVVGDGPERPLLESLLPDAHFTGLLRGAELARATASLDVFVHPGELETFGQTLQEALASGVPVVAPATGGPLDVVAHSHTGWLYPPGDHAALRAHVVDLLGDARKRAAFGQAARERALGRTWAKVCHELVQHYEAARQTAGV, from the coding sequence GTGAGGGTAGCGATCGTCGCAGAGTCCTTCCTCCCGCAGGTCAACGGGGTCACGAACTCCGTGCTGCGGGTCCTCGAGCACCTCGGCACCACCGGCCACGAGGCCCTCGTCCTCGCGCCCGACGCCGACGACGACGTGCCGCCGTTCGTGCACGGCGCGCCCGTCGTCGAGGTCCCCGCCGTCGGCCTGCCGGGCTACCCGGACGTGCGGGTCGTCGTCGGGCAGCGTGCCCGGATCGAACGGACGCTGGCGGCGTTCGCGCCGGACGTCGTGCACCTCGCCTCGCCGTTCATGCTCGGGTACCGGGGGCTCCAGGCCGCCGAGACCCTCGGGGTGCCGACGGTGGCCGTCTACCAGACCGAGGTGCCGGGGTACGCCGCCCGGTACGGGATGCGGCACCTGGAGCCGCTGCTGTGGCGGCGCGTGCGCAACCTGCACGACCGCGCGACCGTCAACCTGGCGCCGTCCTCCTCGACCATCGACCACCTGCGCGCCCGGGGCGTCCCGCGGCTGCACCACTGGGGCCGCGGCGTCGACACGGTCCAGTTCCACCCCGGCGCCCGCGTGGAGGCGTGGCGGGCCCGGGTCGGGGCGGGACGGCCGCTGCTCGTCGGATACGTCGGGCGGCTCGCCGCGGAGAAGCAGGTGGAGGCGCTGCGCGTGCTCGACGACCTGCCCGGCGTACGGCTCGTCGTCGTCGGGGACGGCCCCGAGCGGCCCCTGCTGGAGAGCCTGCTGCCCGACGCGCACTTCACCGGGCTGCTGCGCGGCGCCGAGCTCGCCCGCGCGACGGCCAGCCTCGACGTGTTCGTCCACCCCGGCGAGCTGGAGACGTTCGGCCAGACCCTCCAGGAGGCGCTGGCCAGCGGCGTGCCCGTCGTGGCGCCCGCGACCGGCGGGCCGCTCGACGTCGTCGCGCACTCCCACACCGGTTGGCTCTACCCGCCCGGGGACCACGCGGCGTTGCGCGCGCACGTCGTGGACCTGCTGGGCGACGCCCGCAAGCGGGCCGCGTTCGGGCAGGCCGCCCGCGAGCGCGCGCTGGGCCGCACGTGGGCGAAGGTGTGCCACGAGCTGGTGCAGCACTACGAGGCCGCGCGCCAGACCGCGGGGGTGTGA
- a CDS encoding glycosyltransferase 87 family protein, with product MPDDADLRPSDRPTGGTPARTTGDDTAAGDRGGRYLTSPWLLALAFAVVHAKLVHEAIIWQNTIFGDVTLYEWWARYGLDHGQWPVLDYDWVYPVGALLPVGLPALLSDDVLGYEIVWVALVVALNALATVLLVRSTPRGALGAWWWLLFLLALGPIFLGRLDGVIAPLILVALVVARRHPRVAVAVATLGAWIKIAPGAVVVAVAATRRDLRDLLRAVVVPGAVVSLVVVGLALFGGAGSRALSVFGEQGDRTLQAESVFGTWFSVARLWDPTVVIDYNDEIFTYEFTGDAARAVADLLDWLLIVAVVAVAAVTWWAARRHPARTYELVLLSAAALLVALIVFNKVGSPQFIAWIGPPVAVALAAVPAGRPLRWWWPPALGMVLAAYATYLVYPVAYGPFLEGQPWMVAVEALRNLALVVLMLGALWRIVRVGASKAPEPVRSA from the coding sequence GTGCCCGACGACGCGGACCTCCGCCCCTCCGACCGCCCCACCGGCGGCACCCCCGCGCGCACGACCGGGGACGACACCGCCGCCGGCGACCGGGGCGGCCGCTACCTCACGTCCCCGTGGCTGCTCGCGCTGGCGTTCGCCGTCGTGCACGCCAAGCTCGTCCACGAGGCGATCATCTGGCAGAACACGATCTTCGGGGACGTCACCCTCTACGAGTGGTGGGCCCGCTACGGGCTCGACCACGGCCAGTGGCCCGTCCTCGACTACGACTGGGTGTACCCCGTCGGCGCGCTCCTGCCCGTCGGGCTGCCCGCCCTGCTCTCCGACGACGTCCTCGGCTACGAGATCGTGTGGGTGGCCCTCGTCGTCGCCCTGAACGCGCTGGCCACCGTGCTGCTCGTCCGCTCCACGCCGCGCGGTGCGCTCGGCGCCTGGTGGTGGCTGCTGTTCCTGCTGGCCCTCGGCCCGATCTTCCTCGGCCGGCTCGACGGCGTGATCGCCCCGCTCATCCTCGTCGCCCTCGTCGTCGCGCGCCGCCACCCGCGCGTCGCCGTCGCCGTCGCGACCCTCGGTGCGTGGATCAAGATCGCGCCCGGCGCGGTCGTCGTCGCCGTCGCCGCGACCCGGCGGGACCTGCGTGACCTGCTGCGCGCCGTCGTCGTGCCCGGCGCCGTCGTCAGCCTCGTCGTCGTGGGCCTCGCCCTGTTCGGCGGTGCGGGCTCCCGCGCGCTCAGCGTGTTCGGCGAGCAGGGGGACCGCACCCTCCAGGCGGAGTCCGTGTTCGGCACCTGGTTCTCCGTCGCGCGGCTGTGGGACCCGACCGTCGTCATCGACTACAACGACGAGATCTTCACCTACGAGTTCACCGGTGACGCCGCCCGCGCGGTCGCGGACCTGCTCGACTGGCTGCTGATCGTCGCCGTCGTCGCCGTCGCCGCGGTCACCTGGTGGGCGGCGCGCCGCCACCCCGCCCGCACGTACGAGCTCGTGCTGCTCAGCGCGGCCGCCCTGCTCGTCGCCCTCATCGTGTTCAACAAGGTCGGCTCGCCGCAGTTCATCGCGTGGATCGGCCCGCCCGTCGCCGTCGCGCTCGCCGCCGTGCCCGCCGGGCGTCCGCTGCGCTGGTGGTGGCCCCCCGCCCTCGGCATGGTGCTCGCCGCGTACGCCACCTACCTCGTCTACCCCGTGGCCTACGGGCCTTTCCTCGAGGGGCAGCCGTGGATGGTCGCCGTCGAGGCCCTGCGCAACCTCGCCCTCGTCGTGCTCATGCTCGGCGCCCTGTGGCGGATCGTCCGTGTCGGTGCGTCGAAGGCTCCCGAGCCCGTACGGTCCGCGTAG
- a CDS encoding acyl-CoA dehydrogenase family protein, with amino-acid sequence MPRPAPVMPGVTAPDYDLTTPSDVDYAGAFAGVAPEAREHQLAVRAFVQDEVLPVIDGYWERAEVPFDLVKKMGELDLLRDGVDVAGRPTVSFMAEGLASMEMSRGDGSVATICGVQGGLALRSIVMHGSPEQVERYAEPMARGEILGAFALTEPTHGSDSVSLETTARRETRDGVEGYVLDGEKKWIGFGSCGDITVVWARLVGDDGDNQVHGFIVPQDAPGYTGTTIEGKASLRAIWQAHIVLDDVFVPADAALPGATSFKATAAVLFATRLTVAWSAVGHAIACYESAVAYAQQRIQFGKPLAAQQMVQERLTRMLSTVTQMQLLVARLTELADAGTLTGEQASLAKYTCTRGAREVAQIARDMLGGNGILLGNRVARHFADIEAIHTYEGTESMNALIVGRDITGFSAFA; translated from the coding sequence ATGCCCCGCCCCGCCCCCGTCATGCCCGGCGTCACCGCGCCCGACTACGACCTCACCACGCCGTCGGACGTCGACTACGCCGGCGCGTTCGCCGGCGTCGCCCCCGAGGCGCGCGAGCACCAGCTCGCCGTCCGCGCGTTCGTCCAGGACGAGGTCCTGCCGGTCATCGACGGCTACTGGGAGCGCGCCGAGGTGCCGTTCGACCTCGTGAAGAAGATGGGTGAGCTCGACCTCCTGCGCGACGGCGTCGACGTCGCCGGGCGCCCCACGGTGTCGTTCATGGCCGAGGGCCTCGCCAGCATGGAGATGTCCCGCGGCGACGGCTCCGTGGCCACCATCTGCGGCGTCCAGGGCGGCCTCGCCCTGCGCTCCATCGTCATGCACGGCTCGCCCGAGCAGGTCGAGCGGTACGCCGAGCCGATGGCGCGCGGGGAGATCCTCGGCGCGTTCGCGCTCACCGAGCCCACCCACGGCTCCGACTCCGTCTCCCTGGAGACCACCGCCCGCCGCGAGACCCGCGACGGCGTCGAGGGCTACGTCCTGGACGGCGAGAAGAAGTGGATCGGGTTCGGCTCCTGCGGCGACATCACCGTCGTCTGGGCCCGCCTGGTCGGGGACGACGGCGACAACCAGGTCCACGGCTTCATCGTCCCGCAGGACGCCCCCGGCTACACGGGCACCACCATCGAGGGCAAGGCGTCCCTGCGCGCCATCTGGCAGGCGCACATCGTGCTCGACGACGTGTTCGTCCCCGCCGACGCCGCCCTGCCCGGCGCCACCTCCTTCAAGGCGACCGCCGCCGTGCTCTTCGCGACCCGCCTCACCGTCGCGTGGTCCGCCGTCGGGCACGCGATCGCCTGCTACGAGTCCGCCGTGGCGTACGCCCAGCAGCGCATCCAGTTCGGCAAGCCGCTCGCCGCGCAGCAGATGGTCCAGGAGCGCCTCACCCGCATGCTCTCCACCGTCACGCAGATGCAGCTCCTCGTCGCGCGCCTCACCGAGCTCGCCGACGCCGGCACCCTCACCGGTGAGCAGGCGTCCCTCGCGAAGTACACCTGCACCCGCGGTGCCCGCGAGGTCGCCCAGATCGCCCGCGACATGCTCGGCGGCAACGGCATCCTGCTCGGCAACCGCGTCGCCCGGCACTTCGCCGACATCGAGGCCATCCACACCTACGAGGGCACCGAGTCGATGAACGCGCTCATCGTGGGCCGCGACATCACCGGCTTCTCCGCGTTCGCCTGA
- a CDS encoding NAD-dependent epimerase/dehydratase family protein, which yields MRIVIVGGTGNVGTALLRALTAEPAVTSVLGVARRLPDRTADPYRHARWAALDLAAPDDAPVVDELTRLFAGADAVVHLAWLIQPNRDRDLLRRTNVDGTRRVGEAAARAGVPHLVVASSVGAYSRAHDDVPHAEDWPTRGIASSHYSVDKAAQERVLDDLERRHPGLRVARVRPALIFQGDAGHEIVRYFVGPLVPVGVLRGHLPVLPLPSGLRLQAVHADDVADAYLRVVLGRHGGAFNVAAPELLRGPDLARVVGHGRVLELPRGVVRAALATAYDLRAVPTDPGWLDMGMGVPVMDTTRAVTELGWRPRHSAAAALADVVDGMADGRGLASGPLRPATHPDGSSPVDDGAGVPAEIDTELLGLYLSDHLTGATAGLGRIDRMVGSYPDSPFHPELAELAVQIRAERALYVSLLPALGLPRRPWRQAAAGLAERLGRLKLNGRVVSRSPLSLVLEVELMRSAVVGKLGGWQTLHDLAPELGLDPERFAVLAARAHRQLALLDRLHAHARAGAFHLT from the coding sequence ATGCGCATCGTCATCGTGGGCGGGACGGGGAACGTCGGGACCGCACTCCTGAGGGCCCTGACCGCAGAACCCGCCGTCACCTCCGTGCTGGGCGTCGCACGACGCCTGCCGGACCGCACCGCGGACCCCTACCGTCACGCCCGGTGGGCGGCGCTCGACCTCGCCGCCCCGGACGACGCACCCGTCGTCGACGAGCTCACGCGGCTCTTCGCGGGTGCGGACGCCGTGGTCCACCTGGCGTGGCTGATCCAGCCCAACCGCGACCGCGACCTGCTGCGCCGCACCAACGTCGACGGGACCCGCCGCGTCGGCGAGGCCGCGGCACGCGCCGGGGTCCCGCACCTCGTCGTCGCGTCGTCGGTGGGCGCCTACTCCCGCGCCCACGACGACGTCCCGCACGCGGAGGACTGGCCGACGCGCGGCATCGCCTCGTCCCACTACAGCGTCGACAAGGCCGCGCAGGAGCGCGTGCTCGACGACCTGGAACGGCGGCACCCGGGGCTCCGCGTGGCCCGGGTGCGGCCGGCGCTGATCTTCCAGGGGGACGCCGGGCACGAGATCGTGCGCTACTTCGTCGGCCCGCTCGTACCCGTGGGCGTCCTGCGCGGGCACCTGCCGGTGCTGCCGCTGCCGAGTGGTCTGCGGCTGCAGGCCGTCCACGCCGACGACGTCGCGGACGCCTACCTGCGGGTCGTGCTGGGGCGGCACGGGGGCGCCTTCAACGTTGCCGCGCCCGAGCTGCTCCGCGGGCCCGACCTGGCACGCGTGGTCGGTCACGGCCGGGTGCTCGAGCTCCCCCGGGGCGTCGTGCGGGCCGCCCTCGCCACCGCCTACGACCTGCGCGCCGTCCCGACCGACCCCGGCTGGCTCGACATGGGGATGGGCGTGCCCGTGATGGACACGACCCGCGCCGTGACGGAGCTCGGGTGGCGGCCCCGGCACAGCGCGGCGGCAGCGCTCGCCGACGTCGTCGACGGCATGGCCGACGGCCGAGGGCTCGCCTCCGGCCCGCTCCGGCCGGCGACGCACCCCGACGGCTCGTCGCCCGTCGACGACGGCGCGGGAGTGCCGGCCGAGATCGACACCGAGCTGCTGGGCCTCTACCTGTCCGACCATCTCACCGGTGCCACGGCGGGCCTCGGACGGATCGATCGCATGGTCGGGTCGTACCCGGACTCGCCGTTCCACCCGGAGCTCGCCGAGCTCGCCGTGCAGATCCGCGCCGAACGGGCGCTGTACGTCTCGCTGCTGCCCGCCCTCGGCCTGCCCCGCCGTCCGTGGCGTCAGGCGGCCGCCGGTCTGGCGGAGCGGCTGGGCCGCCTCAAGCTCAACGGGCGGGTCGTGAGCAGGTCTCCGCTGTCGCTGGTGCTCGAGGTGGAGCTCATGCGCTCGGCCGTGGTCGGCAAGCTCGGCGGGTGGCAGACGTTGCACGACCTCGCCCCGGAGCTCGGGCTGGACCCCGAGCGGTTCGCGGTGCTCGCCGCTCGCGCGCACCGCCAGCTCGCCCTGCTCGACCGGCTCCACGCGCACGCCCGCGCGGGTGCCTTCCACCTCACCTGA
- the pnuC gene encoding nicotinamide riboside transporter PnuC has product MIDWLFTATFTVGGSEPILWREVIGNGFGLASALGGMRRKVWAWPVGIVGNVLLFTVFLGSWFGDAGRPDMLGQAGRQVMFIAVSVYGWMRWRETRRQDLEVRADGKVPSSGGQGVHPQWATWWQRILLVAAMAVGTLALTPLFRALGSYEPVWADAWIFMGSLLATYGMARGWVEFWLIWVAVDVVGVPLLWSAGYYATALMYVFYGAFTLVGFFVWWRVHRREQAALA; this is encoded by the coding sequence ATGATCGACTGGCTCTTCACCGCGACGTTCACGGTCGGCGGCTCCGAGCCGATCCTGTGGCGCGAGGTCATCGGCAACGGGTTCGGCCTGGCGTCCGCGCTCGGCGGCATGCGGCGCAAGGTGTGGGCGTGGCCGGTGGGGATCGTCGGCAACGTCCTGCTGTTCACCGTGTTCCTCGGCTCCTGGTTCGGCGACGCGGGCCGCCCCGACATGCTCGGCCAGGCGGGCCGCCAGGTCATGTTCATCGCCGTGTCCGTGTACGGGTGGATGCGCTGGCGCGAGACCCGCCGCCAGGACCTGGAGGTGCGCGCCGACGGCAAGGTGCCGTCGTCGGGCGGGCAGGGCGTGCACCCGCAGTGGGCCACCTGGTGGCAGCGGATCCTCCTCGTCGCAGCGATGGCCGTGGGCACGCTGGCGCTCACCCCGCTCTTCCGCGCCCTCGGCTCCTACGAGCCGGTCTGGGCCGACGCCTGGATCTTCATGGGCTCCCTGCTCGCCACGTACGGCATGGCGCGCGGCTGGGTGGAGTTCTGGCTGATCTGGGTCGCCGTCGACGTCGTCGGCGTGCCCCTGCTGTGGAGCGCCGGCTACTACGCCACCGCGCTGATGTACGTGTTCTACGGCGCGTTCACGCTCGTCGGGTTCTTCGTGTGGTGGCGGGTGCACCGCCGCGAGCAGGCCGCCCTCGCCTGA
- a CDS encoding TetR/AcrR family transcriptional regulator encodes MTAVRTHTHAQAVDAAIELFSRQGYESTTVEEIADAAQVSRATFFRRYRSKEDVVFADHELLLEEVVVLLAATRPEARASEEANRSRETAWDPAVDPYLEVCRAARLVFDHHVGQRETSLARHQLLQQVPALRDRELVTTHRYERAFTAYLRDTLPPDRSLSTMSISFAASVVAVHNAVLRRWLRNPHLDLRPDLEEAFADLRRAAAAPSAASNEPVPSGKRVVVTVLEAGARPEDVARAVRDVLS; translated from the coding sequence ATGACCGCCGTCCGGACGCACACCCACGCCCAGGCCGTCGACGCCGCCATCGAGCTGTTCTCCCGGCAGGGGTACGAGAGCACGACCGTCGAGGAGATCGCCGACGCCGCCCAGGTGAGCCGGGCGACGTTCTTCCGCCGCTACCGCTCCAAGGAGGACGTGGTCTTCGCCGACCACGAGCTGCTGCTGGAGGAGGTCGTCGTCCTGCTGGCGGCGACCCGCCCGGAGGCGCGGGCCAGCGAGGAGGCCAACCGCAGCCGCGAGACGGCGTGGGACCCGGCGGTCGACCCGTACCTGGAGGTGTGCCGGGCCGCGCGCCTGGTGTTCGACCACCACGTGGGCCAGCGCGAGACGTCGCTCGCCCGGCACCAGCTGCTCCAGCAGGTCCCCGCGCTGCGCGACCGCGAGCTCGTCACCACGCACCGCTACGAGCGGGCGTTCACCGCCTACCTGCGCGACACGCTGCCCCCGGACCGCTCCCTGAGCACCATGTCCATCTCGTTCGCAGCCTCCGTCGTGGCCGTGCACAACGCGGTGCTGCGCCGCTGGCTGCGCAACCCGCACCTCGACCTGCGCCCCGACCTGGAGGAGGCGTTCGCCGACCTGCGGCGTGCGGCCGCCGCGCCGAGCGCCGCGTCGAACGAGCCCGTGCCGAGCGGCAAGCGGGTCGTCGTCACCGTCCTCGAGGCGGGCGCCCGCCCCGAGGACGTGGCCCGCGCCGTCCGCGACGTCCTGTCCTGA